A single window of Paenibacillus antri DNA harbors:
- the rpsI gene encoding 30S ribosomal protein S9, whose protein sequence is MAQFQYYGTGRRKHSVARVRLVPGDGNIVINQRQLDEYFGLETLKLIVKQPLALTETVGKYDVIVLAHGGGISGQAGAIRHGISRALLKADPEFRSPLKRAGFLTRDPRMKERKKYGLKAARRAPQFSKR, encoded by the coding sequence ATGGCACAGTTCCAATACTATGGCACAGGACGTCGGAAGCATTCCGTAGCACGCGTACGTTTGGTACCGGGCGACGGCAATATCGTCATCAACCAACGCCAGCTCGACGAATACTTCGGGCTCGAGACGTTGAAATTGATCGTGAAGCAACCGCTCGCTTTGACGGAGACAGTCGGCAAGTACGACGTAATCGTCTTGGCTCACGGCGGCGGCATCTCCGGCCAAGCCGGCGCGATCCGTCACGGCATCTCCCGGGCGCTGCTGAAAGCAGATCCGGAATTCCGCTCCCCGCTTAAGCGCGCAGGCTTCTTGACTCGCGACCCGCGGATGAAGGAACGGAAGAAATACGGCCTCAAGGCCGCTCGTCGCGCTCCGCAGTTCTCGAAGCGCTAA